The Artemia franciscana chromosome 11, ASM3288406v1, whole genome shotgun sequence genome has a segment encoding these proteins:
- the LOC136032635 gene encoding uncharacterized protein LOC136032635, which yields MTLAVSKDVKGKKPRNFFTICQFCHRSFYKLDKHFLAKKGTCSKNPNGELWSVKESKEMHELAKDELAERSQNKSYFLALQVSSLVEETKTLHGFCRAFSALTGIYFDPLNLPDRALSFDDTRPVTLPAPGPATPEGICKYTHTNTYTHTAHLAGPSTLALPKQSSPVLETDLFSGKPSRVSSQFRLRRVLEESDPYDVVDSNEEGSLYAPQSPEQKSSESEEEKSELRSQYYKKEWSYTSDVRKKMQKHGLYDIYTRNVKTAEEAKKMAYGIELMSKFEKWSAQCGDGSTKKYRNPFGCAQNIVYFILEGTKYNWKNFHSAERVELFFSKLVDCGMQGSSRNKYAQGYYRFVKFITSRGSEAPPELNIAHVNSVMSALSFLDKKQKSLATAEMKHRELQRTFDPNSFNTEDYKNLKAGVEKFMAPVIKRLSRNRLVEEDHINLTAYLCFLASFMFGHRPGVPENMTVKEFLNRRFVEEENMFVILVEKHKTASMKSAGVALSVREEVIFRNYLSFVRPALIKPDKPEPENFLLSMSGLKILNTSGTLRRFLEKIFPDGMRPGVRVPTQTTIHHLIATINRNATHLSKEERDMMFDYLCHSETTSKNRYEAYEFRRIAASRTIMEKCTQEAEKCSASETIGDTDDEDVASCMDEATRKRATKAALNRVLKEKPIDGRAELKTASLKLIRIINPELKSTPILKSVKDLYRKQLKQVRAEEILRKISEKRGIGADLTEALTEEALQMAIRRLGYQNTVPSLELAQQTYSRLRILKLFPSEPLVDEYLTKCVLNQSWPGMTVAQSLDKGAGQGVYATLPFYKNQAAVEYHGRRMATIEANRLLQSLLGEDDGSEYFLTVDQHVTIDAREKVCTCHPHQQCFGRLVNHKANEDGPNLKCKALVVDGLRT from the exons ATGACCCTTGCTGTTTCGAAGGATGTAAAAGGGAAGAAGCCAAGGAATTTTTTCACTATTTGCCAATTTTGCCACAGGTCCTTCTACAAATTGGACAAGCACTTTTTGGCGAAAAAAGGAACCTGTAGCAAGAATCCCAATGGAGAACTTTGGTCAGTCAAAGAATCGAAAGAAATGCACGAATTGGCCAAGGATGAGCTTGCAGAGAGGTCGCAGAACAAGTCATATTTTTTGGCGTTGCAAGTGAGCAGCTTGGtggaagaaacaaaaacattgcaCGGTTTCTGCAGGGCTTTTTCGGCCTTGACCGGAATATACTTTGACCCTCTAAATCTACCGGACCGCGCACTTTCATTCGATGACACCAGGCCAGTGACTCTACCTGCCCCCGGACCAGCCACTCCTGAAGGCATATGCaaatatacacacacaaacacatacacgcACACAGCACACCTGGCAGGGCCATCAACATTGGCGCTACCAAAGCAATCGTCACCTGTCTTGGAAACAGATCTTTTCTCCGGTAAGCCATCAAGGGTGTCCTCTCAATTCCGCCTGAGAAGAGTCTTGGAAGAGTCAGACCCTTATGATGTGGTGGATAGCAACGAGGAGGGAAGCCTCTACGCTCCACAGAGCCCAGAGCAAAAATCTTCGGAGTCGGAGGAAGAAAAATCAGAGCTGCGAAGTCAATACTACAAGAAGGAATGGAGTTACACATCTGATGTCAGGAAAAAGATGCAAAAGCACGGGCTGTATGACATCTACACCCGAAATGTCAAAACAGCAGAGGAGGCGAAGAAGATGGCCTACGGAATCGAGTTGATGAGCAAATTTGAGAAATGGTCGGCGCAATGTGGCGATGGGAGTACCAAAAAGTATAGGAATCCTTTTGGGTGCGCCCAAAATATTGTATACTTTATATTAGAGGGCACAAAGTATAATTGGAAGAATTTCCACTCTGCCGAAAGAGTGGAGCTGTTCTTTTCAAAGCTTGTAGACTGTGGGATGCAAGGGAGTAGCAGAAACAAATACGCTCAGGGTTACTACAGGTTTGTCAAATTTATCACATCCCGTGGTAGTGAAGCACCGCCAGAGCTGAACATAGCCCACGTCAACTCTGTTATGTCGGCGTTAAGCTTCCTGGATAAGAAGCAAAAATCATTGGCGACGGCGGAGATGAAGCACAGAGAACTCCAGCGGACTTTCGATCCGAACTCTTTCAATACGGAGGACTACAAGAACCTGAAAGCTGGCGTGGAGAAGTTTATGGCTCCTGTGATCAAGCGTCTATCAAGAAATCGGTTAGTAGAAGAGGACCACATAAACCTCACTGCGTACCTCTGCTTTTTGGCTTCCTTTATGTTTGGACACCGGCCAGGAGTTCCGGAGAATATGACGGTGAAGGAGTTTCTGAACAGACGGTTTGTGGAGGAGGAGAATATGTTCGTCATACTCGTTGAAAAACATAAGACCGCTAGCATGAAGTCCGCTGGGGTTGCACTCAGTGTCCGCGAAGAAGTCATTTTTAGGAATTACCTATCGTTCGTTCGACCTGCTTTGATAAAGCCAGACAAGCCAGAACCAGAAAACTTCCTTTTATCCATGTCGGGACTCAAGATACTAAACACAAGCGGAACATTGCGGAGGTTCCTAGAAAAAATTTTCCCAGACGGCATGAGACCGGGTGTTCGCGTTCCGACTCAAACCACGATACACCACCTAATCGCGACTATTAACAGGAATGCGACACACCTGTCAAAGGAGGAGAGAGATATGATGTTTGACTACCTGTGCCATTCTG aaactacATCAAAGAATCGGTACGAAGCATATGAGTTTCGCCGGATTGCTGCAAGCAGAACCATCATGGAAAAGTGTACACAAGAAGCTGAAAAATGTTCTGCTTCGGAAACAATTGGGGACACGGACGACGAAGACGTTGCTTCATGCATGGATGAGGCAACCAGAAAAAGGGCGACCAAGGCA gCTCTCAACCGTGTTCTGAAGGAAAAGCCAATAGATGGAAGGGCCGAGTTGAAGACGGCTTCCCTGAAATTAATAAGAATAATCAATCCGGAGCTAAAAAGCACACCCATATTGAAGTCTGTCAAGGATCTCTACAGGAAGCAGCTCAAACAAGTTCGAGCTGAGGAGATCCTTAGAAAAATTTCGGAGAAGCGTGGAATAGGAGCAGATCTCACTGAGGCCCTCACAGAAGAAGCCTTACAGATGGCTATTCGTCGGCTAGGATACCAAAACACCGTGCCGTCTCTGGAGCTGGCCCAGCAGACTTACAGCAGATTGAGGATCCTGAAACTCTTTCCTTCTGAGCCGTTGGTAGACGAGTATCTGACCAAATGTGTCCTTAATCAGTCCTGGCCGGGAATGACCGTAGCCCAGAGCCTCGACAAAGGAGCTGGGCAAGGCGTTTATGCAACACTGCCCTTCTACAAAAACCAAGCAGCGGTTGAGTACCACGGGAGAAGGATGGCTACCATCGAGGCAAACAGACTCCTTCAGTCACTACTTGGAGAGGATGATGGAAGCGAATATTTTTTGACAGTGGACCAACATGTCACGATAGACGCAAGAGAAAAGGTTTGCACTTGCCATCCCCATCAGCAATGTTTTGGACGCCTTGTTAACCATAAGGCGAATGAGGATGGCCCGAATCTGAAGTGTAAGGCGTTGGTGGTAGATGGTTTAAGGACTTGA